The following proteins are co-located in the Xiphophorus maculatus strain JP 163 A chromosome 24, X_maculatus-5.0-male, whole genome shotgun sequence genome:
- the LOC102236026 gene encoding solute carrier family 22 member 13-like isoform X1, whose protein sequence is MSPLQLSVYWRLALLFFFTPFLFFLDIFTAAIADRTCRHNNGTEASSWLGTVPPSADNNQSQYGEVSELSADWRTDKSESVCGWTDWLSYGQTAYMVGLLLGSLVGGAISDRYGKRPVLLACACVQAFCGLVPAVFPQPLLFLAIRCLTAVCCCCINICAFSLAVEWTLPAARLWPPAFLPFCFSLGTMGGAPLAWLSPSWTYLHLLLALPQIVCLPLYLAIPESPRWLLLRRRKDVLEGYRSNSPADQKCLDLLLDSAWSDLHKATEAQTARGHAPSDITQLRHPTILLRLFIMSYLSAATALTYYGICLNIGSFGVGVYAAQFFSGLSEAPCLLVPLIRIGRRLISMLALFLSGTACLVSLLLSRYDGTPALVMSLALLGKLCILAATFISVLYCIELFPTGVRQLCISLVNLSYRLGCLVTTFVPPSPSGAISLAAMIVYSSGAIVGCGLCLLLPETSGVPLPDSLEDCNRQPKNQPASMGALWRPWKPVSSRPRTELVLPEKVDIQTPNTPFL, encoded by the exons ATGTCCCCGCTCCAGCTGTCCGTCTACTGGCGGCTCGCCCTCCTCTTCTTTTTCACGCCTTTCCTCTTCTTTCTAGACATTTTTACAGCCGCTATCGCTGACAGAACTTGTCGCCATAACAACGGTACGGAAGCGTCGTCGTGGCTCGGAACGGTCCCACCCAGCGCAGacaacaaccaatcacagtACGGGGAAGTTTCGGAGCTGAGCGCTGATTGGAGGACGGATAAATCGGAG TCAGTGTGCGGTTGGACAGACTGGCTGTCTTATGGTCAGACGGCCTACATGGTGGGACTGCTGCTCGGATCCCTGGTGGGCGGAGCTATTTCAGACAg GTACGGGAAGCGCCCGGTGCTGCTAGCGTGCGCCTGCGTCCAGGCCTTCTGCGGCCTGGTGCCCGCCGTGTTTCCTCAgccgctcctcttcctcgccaTCCGCTGCCTGACAGccgtttgctgctgctgcatcaacATCTGCGCCTTCAGCCTCG CGGTGGAGTGGACCCTGCCGGCCGCTCGGCTTTGGCCGCCGGCCTTCCTGCCGTTCTGCTTCAGCCTGGGGACGATGGGCGGAGCCCCGCTGGCCTGGCTGAGCCCCAGCTGGACGTACCTGCACCTGCTGCTGGCCCTGCCGCAGATCGTCTGCCTGCCGCTCTACCT AGCCATCCCAGAATCTCCTCGCTGGCTGTTGTTACGGAGGAGAAAGGATGTTCTGGAGGGTTACCGTAGCAACAGCCCTGCAGATCAAAAGTGTTTGGACCTG CTGCTGGACTCGGCCTGGTCCGACCTGCACAAAGCCACTGAAGCTCAGACGGCCAGAGGCCACGCCCCCAGTGACATCACACAGCTGAGGCACCCGACTATCCTCCTGCGGCTGTTCATCATGAGCTACCTGAG CGCTGCCACGGCCCTGACCTACTATGGGATTTGCCTGAACATCGGCTCATTTGGCGTTGGCGTTTACGCCGCCCAGTTCTTCTCCGGCCTTTCGGAGGCTCCCTGTCTGCTGGTCCCGTTGATCCGGATCGGGCGCCGGCTGATCTCCATGTTGGCCCTGTTCTTGAGCGGAACCGCCTGTTTGGTATCATTACTGCTGTCCAGATACGACG GAACGCCGGCGCTGGTCATGAGTCTGGCTCTGCTGGGGAAACTCTGCATCCTGGCTGCCACCTTCATCTCTGTCCTGTACTGCATCGAGTTGTTTCCCACGGGGGTCAG ACAGCTCTGCATCTCCCTGGTCAACCTTTCGTACCGGCTCGGCTGCCTGGTCACCACCTTCGTCCCGCCCAGCCCCTCCGGAGCGATCTCATTGGCCGCCATGATCGTGTACAGCAGCGGAGCAATCGTGGGCTGCGGCCTGTGCCTGCTGCTGCCAGAGACCAGCGGGGTGCCGCTTCCCGACTCCTTGGAGGACTGCAACAGGCAGCCCAAGAACCAGCCTGCCAGCATGGGCGCCCTCTGGAGGCCATG GAAGCCGGTGAGCAGCCGGCCCAGGACGGAGCTGGTCCTGCCAGAGAAAGTCGACATCCAGACACCGAACACGCCGTTTCTTTAG
- the sh3yl1 gene encoding SH3 domain-containing YSC84-like protein 1: MNPIPSNLRSEAKKAAKILRDFTQISNRTGPDKLIPAHIIAKAEGLAIISVIKAGFMVTARGGSGVVIARLADRRWSAPSAIGIAGLGGGFELGVEVSDLVIILNQRRAIEAFTKGGNLTLGGNCTVAVGPMGRNLEADIALRSTAAVFTYCRSRGLFAGISLEGSYLMERKDTNRKFYCQDIRASCILNGDVEPPTEFFDLYHILDVYTEAYTADWTSKNLRGTSVPPSRPPAPSQKKTQSSYRQPANSERKDKLYPNVSVYKSDTSTQFASRDPPRYDQFDPEPPGYDEGSSASGGGATGSLVVTATHPFTGQQPGDLSFVPGDRITVITKTDSQYDWWEGQLDDGRVGIFPANFVSY, encoded by the exons a TGAATCCCATCCCTTCCAACCTGAGGTCAGAGGCCAAGAAAGCTGCCAAGATCCTGAGAGATTTCACTCAGATCTCCAACAGGACTGGACCGGACAAACTCATCCCCG ctcATATCATAGCCAAGGCCGAAGGATTGGCCATCATCTCGGTCATCAAGGCGGGCTTCATGGTCACCGCCAGAGGAGGCAGCGGCGTCGTCATCGCCAGACTCGCCGACAGAC GCTGGTCGGCGCCGTCGGCCATTGGCATAGCGGGACTCGGCGGAGGCTTTGAGCTCGGTGTGGAG GTGTCAGACCTGGTGATTATCCTGAACCAACGGAGAGCGATTGAAGCATTCACAAAGGGCGGCAACCTGACGCTGGGTGGGAACTGCACCGTCGCCGTGGGACCCATGGGCAG GAACCTGGAGGCGGACATCGCCTTGCGCAGCACTGCGGCCGTCTTCACCTACTGCAGATCCAGAGGGCTGTTTGCAGGGATTTCTCTGGAGGGATCTTACCTGATGGAACGCAAAGACACCAACCGCAA GTTCTACTGTCAAGACATCCGAGCTTCGTGTATCCTAAATGGAGACGTTGAGCCTCCGACGGAGTTCTTCGACCTTTACCACATCCTGGACGTGTACACAGAGGCCTACACCGCCGACTGGACCAGCAAGAACCTGCGGGGCACG TCGGTTCCTCCATCCAGACCTCCAGCTCCGTCCCAGAAGAAAACGCAGAGCAGCTACCGGCAGCCGGCCAACAGCG AGAGGAAGGACAAACTGTATCCCAACGTCTCCGTCTACAAGTCGGACACGTCCA CTCAGTTCGCGTCCCGCGACCCTCCGCGCTACG aTCAGTTTGACCCCGAACCGCCGGGTTatg atgAAGGCTCGTCAGCGTCAGGGGGCGGAGCTACTGGCTCTCTGGTCGTCACGGCGACCCACCCGTTTACAGGGCAGCAGCCCGGCGACCTGAGCTTCGTCCCCGGCGACCGGATCACCGTCATCACCAAGACGGATTCCCAGTACGACTGGTGGGAAGGACAGCTGGACGATGGCCGCGTCGGGATTTTTCCTGCCAATTTCGTGTCGTACTGA
- the LOC102236026 gene encoding solute carrier family 22 member 13-like isoform X2 gives MSPLQLSVYWRLALLFFFTPFLFFLDIFTAAIADRTCRHNNGTEASSWLGTVPPSADNNQSQYGEVSELSADWRTDKSEVFSVCGWTDWLSYGQTAYMVGLLLGSLVGGAISDRYGKRPVLLACACVQAFCGLVPAVFPQPLLFLAIRCLTAVCCCCINICAFSLAVEWTLPAARLWPPAFLPFCFSLGTMGGAPLAWLSPSWTYLHLLLALPQIVCLPLYLAIPESPRWLLLRRRKDVLEGYRSNSPADQKCLDLLLDSAWSDLHKATEAQTARGHAPSDITQLRHPTILLRLFIMSYLSAATALTYYGICLNIGSFGVGVYAAQFFSGLSEAPCLLVPLIRIGRRLISMLALFLSGTACLVSLLLSRYDGTPALVMSLALLGKLCILAATFISVLYCIELFPTGVRQLCISLVNLSYRLGCLVTTFVPPSPSGAISLAAMIVYSSGAIVGCGLCLLLPETSGVPLPDSLEDCNRQPKNQPASMGALWRPWKPVSSRPRTELVLPEKVDIQTPNTPFL, from the exons ATGTCCCCGCTCCAGCTGTCCGTCTACTGGCGGCTCGCCCTCCTCTTCTTTTTCACGCCTTTCCTCTTCTTTCTAGACATTTTTACAGCCGCTATCGCTGACAGAACTTGTCGCCATAACAACGGTACGGAAGCGTCGTCGTGGCTCGGAACGGTCCCACCCAGCGCAGacaacaaccaatcacagtACGGGGAAGTTTCGGAGCTGAGCGCTGATTGGAGGACGGATAAATCGGAGGTATTT TCAGTGTGCGGTTGGACAGACTGGCTGTCTTATGGTCAGACGGCCTACATGGTGGGACTGCTGCTCGGATCCCTGGTGGGCGGAGCTATTTCAGACAg GTACGGGAAGCGCCCGGTGCTGCTAGCGTGCGCCTGCGTCCAGGCCTTCTGCGGCCTGGTGCCCGCCGTGTTTCCTCAgccgctcctcttcctcgccaTCCGCTGCCTGACAGccgtttgctgctgctgcatcaacATCTGCGCCTTCAGCCTCG CGGTGGAGTGGACCCTGCCGGCCGCTCGGCTTTGGCCGCCGGCCTTCCTGCCGTTCTGCTTCAGCCTGGGGACGATGGGCGGAGCCCCGCTGGCCTGGCTGAGCCCCAGCTGGACGTACCTGCACCTGCTGCTGGCCCTGCCGCAGATCGTCTGCCTGCCGCTCTACCT AGCCATCCCAGAATCTCCTCGCTGGCTGTTGTTACGGAGGAGAAAGGATGTTCTGGAGGGTTACCGTAGCAACAGCCCTGCAGATCAAAAGTGTTTGGACCTG CTGCTGGACTCGGCCTGGTCCGACCTGCACAAAGCCACTGAAGCTCAGACGGCCAGAGGCCACGCCCCCAGTGACATCACACAGCTGAGGCACCCGACTATCCTCCTGCGGCTGTTCATCATGAGCTACCTGAG CGCTGCCACGGCCCTGACCTACTATGGGATTTGCCTGAACATCGGCTCATTTGGCGTTGGCGTTTACGCCGCCCAGTTCTTCTCCGGCCTTTCGGAGGCTCCCTGTCTGCTGGTCCCGTTGATCCGGATCGGGCGCCGGCTGATCTCCATGTTGGCCCTGTTCTTGAGCGGAACCGCCTGTTTGGTATCATTACTGCTGTCCAGATACGACG GAACGCCGGCGCTGGTCATGAGTCTGGCTCTGCTGGGGAAACTCTGCATCCTGGCTGCCACCTTCATCTCTGTCCTGTACTGCATCGAGTTGTTTCCCACGGGGGTCAG ACAGCTCTGCATCTCCCTGGTCAACCTTTCGTACCGGCTCGGCTGCCTGGTCACCACCTTCGTCCCGCCCAGCCCCTCCGGAGCGATCTCATTGGCCGCCATGATCGTGTACAGCAGCGGAGCAATCGTGGGCTGCGGCCTGTGCCTGCTGCTGCCAGAGACCAGCGGGGTGCCGCTTCCCGACTCCTTGGAGGACTGCAACAGGCAGCCCAAGAACCAGCCTGCCAGCATGGGCGCCCTCTGGAGGCCATG GAAGCCGGTGAGCAGCCGGCCCAGGACGGAGCTGGTCCTGCCAGAGAAAGTCGACATCCAGACACCGAACACGCCGTTTCTTTAG